In Mycolicibacterium alvei, a single window of DNA contains:
- a CDS encoding aminodeoxychorismate synthase component I: MRIERLGALGDASAVLCGVAEAGRAAGLAPPAALIGDWFSSRAVIAPSVAATPVVPAAAFEVAHDASGPAGSVGGGWFGYLSYPDPGADGTPPRIPEAAGGWSDCVLRQDSEGVWWFESLSGASLPEWLTALRLTTPSACAIAWTAPDRDDHRRGVLACLEAIAAGEVYQACVCTRFIGHLDGEPIDFFGEAVARTAPARAAYVAGDWGAVASLSPELFLRRSGTAVASSPIKGTLPSSADPADLLASVKDVAENVMIVDLVRNDLGRVATTGSVTVPELLAVHPAPGVWHLVSTVTGEVPAQVPMSALLDATFPPASVTGTPKRRARELLRQWEPTRRGVYCGTVGLASPVAGCELNVAIRTVEFDAGGAAVLGVGGGITADSDVDAEWDECLHKASSIVARSEHRQSRARSTAS, from the coding sequence ATGCGGATCGAGCGACTCGGCGCGCTGGGCGACGCCTCGGCGGTGCTGTGTGGCGTCGCCGAGGCAGGCCGGGCCGCGGGCCTGGCCCCGCCGGCCGCGCTGATCGGTGACTGGTTCTCCTCACGGGCGGTGATCGCACCGTCGGTGGCGGCTACCCCCGTCGTGCCGGCCGCCGCGTTCGAGGTGGCACACGATGCCTCGGGGCCGGCCGGCTCGGTCGGGGGCGGGTGGTTCGGTTATCTCTCCTACCCCGATCCCGGGGCCGACGGCACCCCGCCGCGCATCCCGGAGGCCGCCGGCGGCTGGTCGGACTGCGTGCTGCGCCAGGACTCCGAGGGTGTCTGGTGGTTCGAAAGCCTCAGTGGTGCAAGCCTTCCCGAGTGGCTCACAGCCCTGCGGCTGACGACTCCGTCGGCCTGCGCCATCGCCTGGACGGCGCCCGACCGCGACGATCACCGCCGCGGCGTGCTGGCCTGCCTGGAGGCCATCGCGGCCGGCGAGGTGTACCAGGCCTGTGTCTGCACCCGCTTCATCGGCCACCTCGACGGCGAGCCGATCGACTTCTTCGGCGAGGCGGTGGCCCGGACCGCACCGGCGCGGGCCGCCTATGTGGCCGGCGACTGGGGTGCGGTGGCCTCACTGTCGCCGGAGTTGTTCCTGCGCCGGTCCGGTACGGCCGTGGCCTCCAGCCCGATCAAGGGCACGCTGCCGTCCTCGGCCGACCCGGCGGACCTGCTGGCCTCGGTCAAGGATGTCGCCGAGAACGTCATGATCGTCGATCTGGTCCGCAATGACCTGGGCCGGGTGGCGACGACGGGCAGCGTGACGGTGCCCGAGTTGCTCGCAGTACATCCGGCTCCCGGGGTATGGCACCTGGTGTCGACCGTCACCGGTGAGGTGCCCGCGCAGGTGCCGATGAGCGCACTGCTGGACGCCACGTTCCCGCCCGCCTCGGTGACCGGCACCCCGAAGCGAAGGGCCCGCGAACTGCTCCGGCAGTGGGAGCCGACCCGGCGCGGAGTGTATTGCGGCACAGTCGGATTGGCGTCACCGGTGGCCGGTTGCGAGCTGAACGTGGCGATCCGCACCGTCGAATTCGACGCCGGCGGGGCGGCAGTCCTCGGCGTGGGTGGCGGTATCACCGCCGATTCCGACGTCGACGCGGAATGGGATGAATGCCTGCACAAGGCATCGAGCATTGTGGCCCGGTCCGAACACCGTCAGTCCCGGGCGCGCAGCACCGCGTCGTAA
- the soxR gene encoding redox-sensitive transcriptional activator SoxR has protein sequence METHELTPGEMAQRSGVAVSALHFYEREGLIASRRTSGNQRRYARETLRRVAFIRMSQRLGIPLARIREALAGLPPDRVPTSKDWAKLSAGWRQDLDDRILHLQRLRDNLTGCIGCGCLSLKTCLLTNPGDVLAERGPGASRL, from the coding sequence ATGGAGACGCACGAGTTAACTCCTGGCGAGATGGCCCAGCGCAGCGGCGTGGCGGTGTCCGCACTCCACTTCTATGAGCGCGAGGGCCTGATCGCCAGTCGCCGGACCTCGGGAAACCAGCGGCGCTACGCACGCGAGACGCTGCGCCGCGTGGCATTCATCCGGATGTCGCAACGCCTGGGCATTCCACTGGCCCGGATCCGCGAGGCACTGGCCGGCCTGCCCCCCGACCGGGTCCCGACCAGCAAGGACTGGGCCAAGCTGTCGGCCGGCTGGCGCCAGGACCTCGATGACCGCATCCTGCACCTACAACGGTTGCGCGACAACCTGACCGGCTGCATCGGCTGCGGCTGCCTGAGCCTCAAAACATGCCTGCTGACCAACCCCGGCGATGTGCTCGCCGAACGTGGCCCCGGGGCCTCCCGCCTCTAA
- a CDS encoding dolichyl-phosphate-mannose--protein mannosyltransferase — MTATATATPTAGRPVPLISPAPLIPAADFGPTDRLQGWLMTAVITGMAAISRFLNLGSPTDAGTPVFDEKHYAPQAWQMLHNHGVEDNPGYGLVVHPPVGKQLISIGEALFGYNGLGWRFSGAVCGVLIVLLVVRIARRISRSTLVGGIAGLLLIADGVSFVSARTALLDVFLVVFVVAAFACLMVDRDDVRERMYNAFMEGRIAETPWGPRLGVRWWRFGAGVLLGLACATKWSGLYFVAFFGVMTLVLDAVARKQYHVQAPWRGMLRRDVGPAAYVFGLIPIAVYLASYGPWFASETGINRYEAGQSIGENGIIPLPDALRSLWHYTYAAYHFHSGLTNADGNHHPWESKPWTWPMSLRPVLYAIDNQDVAGCGTQSCVKAVMLVGTPAMWFIAVPVLGWALWRAVVRRDWRYGVVLVGYSAGFLPWFFDIDRQMYFFYATVMAPFLILAIALILGDILYQPRQNPERKTLGLLVVCFYVALVIANFAWLYPVLTGIPISQSTWNLEIWLPSWR; from the coding sequence GTGACCGCCACCGCCACCGCTACGCCGACGGCTGGTCGCCCGGTCCCGCTGATCAGCCCCGCGCCGCTGATCCCGGCCGCGGATTTCGGTCCGACCGACCGGCTGCAGGGCTGGTTGATGACGGCCGTCATCACCGGGATGGCCGCGATAAGCCGGTTCCTGAATCTGGGCTCGCCGACCGATGCCGGCACCCCGGTGTTCGACGAGAAGCACTACGCGCCGCAGGCCTGGCAGATGCTCCACAACCACGGCGTTGAGGACAACCCGGGCTACGGGCTCGTGGTGCACCCGCCCGTGGGCAAGCAACTGATCTCGATCGGCGAGGCACTGTTCGGCTACAACGGGCTGGGCTGGCGGTTCTCCGGGGCCGTGTGCGGTGTTCTGATCGTGCTGCTGGTGGTGCGGATCGCGCGCCGGATCAGCCGCTCCACCCTCGTCGGCGGGATCGCCGGACTGCTGCTGATCGCCGACGGGGTCAGCTTTGTCTCGGCCCGCACGGCGCTGCTGGACGTGTTCCTGGTGGTGTTCGTGGTGGCCGCGTTCGCGTGCCTGATGGTGGACCGCGACGACGTCCGCGAGCGCATGTACAACGCGTTCATGGAGGGCCGGATCGCCGAGACACCGTGGGGCCCTCGGCTGGGCGTGCGGTGGTGGCGGTTCGGTGCGGGGGTACTACTCGGCCTGGCCTGCGCGACGAAGTGGTCGGGGCTGTACTTCGTGGCGTTCTTCGGCGTGATGACGCTCGTGCTCGACGCGGTGGCGCGCAAGCAATACCACGTGCAGGCGCCGTGGCGGGGCATGCTGCGCCGCGATGTGGGGCCGGCCGCCTACGTGTTCGGGCTGATCCCGATCGCGGTGTACCTGGCGTCGTACGGACCGTGGTTCGCCTCGGAGACGGGCATCAACCGGTACGAGGCCGGCCAGTCCATCGGTGAGAACGGCATCATCCCGCTACCCGATGCGCTGCGCTCGCTGTGGCATTACACCTATGCCGCCTACCATTTCCACTCCGGGCTGACCAACGCCGACGGCAACCATCACCCGTGGGAATCCAAACCCTGGACCTGGCCGATGTCGTTGCGGCCCGTGCTCTATGCGATCGACAACCAGGATGTGGCCGGCTGCGGCACGCAGTCGTGTGTGAAAGCCGTGATGCTGGTGGGCACTCCGGCGATGTGGTTCATCGCGGTGCCGGTGCTCGGGTGGGCGCTGTGGCGGGCCGTGGTGCGGCGCGACTGGCGCTACGGCGTGGTCCTGGTCGGCTACTCCGCCGGTTTCCTGCCCTGGTTCTTCGATATCGACCGGCAGATGTACTTCTTCTACGCCACTGTGATGGCACCGTTCCTGATCTTGGCGATCGCGCTGATCCTCGGCGACATCCTGTATCAGCCAAGGCAGAACCCCGAGCGTAAAACGTTGGGGCTGCTGGTGGTCTGCTTCTACGTGGCGCTCGTGATCGCGAACTTCGCGTGGCTGTACCCGGTTCTGACGGGTATTCCGATCTCACAGTCGACCTGGAATCTGGAGATCTGGCTGCCCAGTTGGCGATAG
- a CDS encoding RNA polymerase sigma-70 factor, whose amino-acid sequence MNTPGAGNSNEHAERFTLLRPLLFTIAYEILGTATESDDVLQESYLRWAEVDLDTVRDTKAYLAQLVTRQALNALRASSRRREDYVGPWLPEPLLLDERDAAADVVLAESVSMAMLVVLETLTPDERAVFVLREVFGFSHDEIASAIGKSSASVRQMAHRARNHVQSRRKRFDPVDPQVSTEITERFFAATTTGDMNVLLELLAPDVVWTADSDGKRSAARRPVIGAQSVAKLVIGLMRFTEQGGRFEPTTYNNAPAFKLYLEDSFEGVITVEVADGRITHFYAMRNPDKLTGIDIPRVISR is encoded by the coding sequence ATGAACACCCCCGGCGCAGGCAACTCGAACGAACACGCCGAACGGTTCACCCTGCTACGACCGTTGTTGTTCACCATCGCCTACGAGATCCTCGGTACGGCAACAGAATCCGATGATGTCCTGCAGGAGAGTTACCTGCGCTGGGCCGAGGTCGATCTGGACACGGTCCGCGACACCAAGGCATACCTGGCCCAGCTCGTCACCCGCCAGGCCCTCAATGCCCTGCGCGCCTCCTCGCGGCGCCGCGAGGACTACGTGGGCCCCTGGCTGCCCGAGCCGTTACTGCTGGACGAGCGTGACGCAGCAGCCGATGTGGTGCTGGCCGAGTCGGTTTCGATGGCCATGCTGGTGGTGCTCGAGACACTGACCCCGGATGAGCGTGCGGTGTTCGTGCTGCGCGAGGTGTTCGGATTCAGTCATGACGAAATCGCTTCGGCGATCGGCAAATCCAGTGCCTCGGTGCGTCAGATGGCACACCGGGCCCGCAACCATGTGCAATCGCGACGCAAGCGGTTCGACCCGGTCGACCCACAGGTCTCGACAGAGATCACCGAGCGGTTCTTCGCCGCCACCACCACCGGCGACATGAACGTGCTGTTGGAGTTGCTCGCGCCGGACGTGGTGTGGACGGCCGACAGCGACGGTAAGCGCAGCGCCGCGCGGAGACCGGTGATCGGGGCCCAGTCGGTGGCCAAGCTGGTGATCGGTCTCATGCGGTTCACCGAGCAGGGCGGCCGCTTCGAGCCGACGACATACAACAACGCCCCCGCGTTCAAGCTGTACCTCGAAGACAGCTTCGAGGGCGTGATCACGGTCGAAGTCGCCGACGGCAGGATCACCCACTTCTACGCGATGCGCAATCCGGACAAGCTGACCGGTATCGACATCCCGCGGGTGATCAGCCGCTGA
- a CDS encoding NAD(P)/FAD-dependent oxidoreductase, whose protein sequence is MNAQNTHVVVIGGGYAGVLAANRLQGTPGVAVTLVNPRPEFVERIRLHQLVAGNHDATAAYDTLLGAGVRLLVDGAERIDADIRQVQLTSGEVLDYDYLVYAVGSTGGVPASVPGAAEFAYPLSELEQARRLRTRLQDVPMSAPVVVVGGGLTGIEAAGELAEAGRQVTLVTDVVGASVGTGARRSIVKALTELGVSIIDGPEILVSGVEADAITLADGNRLPSTVTVWTTGFGVPGLAAASGLRTDELGRLLTDETLTSIDDARIVAAGDAASPSGVPLRMSCQSAGPLGVQAANTVLARIAGAPAQPINQAFAGQCVSVGRKAGTVQLCHSDDSPRRVFIGGRTGAYLKEQVCRATLTFLGKEGVKPGSYFWFKGGNRARQLAEAQSETLVR, encoded by the coding sequence ATGAACGCGCAGAACACACACGTCGTCGTGATCGGCGGCGGTTACGCCGGGGTACTGGCGGCCAACCGGCTGCAGGGCACACCGGGGGTGGCTGTCACGCTGGTCAATCCGCGGCCCGAGTTCGTCGAGCGGATCCGCCTGCATCAACTGGTCGCCGGCAATCACGACGCCACAGCGGCCTACGACACGTTGTTGGGCGCCGGGGTGCGGCTGCTGGTCGACGGCGCCGAGCGCATCGACGCCGACATCCGGCAGGTACAGCTGACGTCCGGCGAGGTGCTCGATTACGACTATCTGGTCTACGCCGTCGGCAGCACCGGCGGAGTGCCGGCCTCGGTGCCCGGAGCCGCGGAGTTCGCTTATCCGCTTTCGGAACTGGAACAGGCTCGGCGCCTGCGCACCCGACTGCAGGATGTGCCGATGTCGGCACCGGTGGTCGTGGTCGGAGGTGGGCTGACCGGCATCGAGGCAGCCGGTGAGCTCGCCGAGGCGGGCCGCCAGGTCACGCTCGTCACCGATGTGGTCGGTGCCTCGGTGGGTACAGGCGCCCGTCGCTCGATCGTCAAGGCGCTGACCGAGCTCGGTGTCTCGATCATCGACGGACCCGAGATCCTGGTGTCCGGCGTCGAAGCGGATGCCATCACGCTGGCCGACGGCAACCGGCTGCCCAGCACGGTGACGGTGTGGACCACCGGCTTCGGGGTCCCCGGCCTGGCTGCCGCGAGCGGACTGCGTACCGATGAGCTGGGCCGGTTGCTCACCGACGAAACCCTGACCAGCATCGACGACGCGCGCATCGTGGCCGCCGGCGATGCGGCCTCACCGTCGGGAGTTCCCCTGCGAATGAGCTGCCAGTCGGCAGGCCCGTTGGGCGTCCAGGCGGCCAACACCGTGCTGGCCCGGATCGCGGGCGCCCCGGCACAGCCCATCAATCAGGCGTTCGCCGGGCAGTGCGTAAGCGTCGGCCGCAAGGCCGGGACGGTGCAGCTGTGCCACTCCGACGACAGCCCGCGCCGGGTCTTCATCGGTGGGCGGACCGGCGCGTACTTGAAGGAACAGGTCTGCCGGGCGACGCTGACGTTCCTGGGCAAGGAGGGCGTGAAGCCAGGCTCGTACTTCTGGTTCAAGGGTGGCAACCGAGCGCGCCAGCTGGCCGAGGCGCAGAGCGAGACACTGGTCCGATGA
- a CDS encoding DUF5642 family protein, which translates to MENRNVLLATAGVVVACATGLVACGQSDQSTSADADIANVAKVRSSFGPEFKVTDVAPAGIDPKKLAPHKMPPGVKVEPADCAKFAEGQSLPEGLQGNVAATTAEGAGNRFIVMALETSEPVPLNVPGDECKQVKFLGPGIRGQVDVVEAPQIDGARTTGTHRIVQTAMGGQQRTGELYNYVASFDTFTVIVTANPLVEPNKPVAPVDDKRARDLLSAAVASVRG; encoded by the coding sequence ATGGAGAACCGTAACGTCTTACTCGCCACCGCAGGTGTCGTCGTTGCCTGCGCCACCGGATTGGTCGCCTGCGGTCAATCGGACCAGTCGACCTCCGCTGACGCGGACATCGCCAACGTCGCCAAGGTGCGCTCCAGCTTCGGGCCGGAATTCAAGGTCACCGACGTCGCCCCGGCCGGCATCGACCCGAAAAAGCTGGCGCCGCACAAGATGCCACCCGGGGTGAAGGTCGAACCCGCCGATTGCGCGAAGTTCGCCGAGGGCCAGTCCCTGCCCGAGGGGCTGCAAGGCAACGTGGCGGCCACCACGGCCGAAGGCGCGGGTAACCGGTTCATCGTGATGGCACTGGAGACCTCGGAGCCGGTCCCGCTGAACGTTCCCGGCGATGAGTGCAAGCAGGTGAAGTTCCTGGGCCCCGGGATTCGTGGACAGGTGGATGTGGTCGAGGCGCCGCAGATCGACGGGGCACGCACGACGGGAACGCACCGCATCGTGCAGACCGCGATGGGTGGCCAGCAACGCACCGGTGAGTTGTACAACTACGTCGCCAGTTTCGACACGTTCACGGTGATCGTCACGGCCAACCCGCTGGTGGAGCCGAACAAGCCGGTTGCTCCGGTGGACGACAAGCGGGCCCGCGACCTGCTGAGCGCCGCGGTCGCCAGCGTCAGAGGCTAG
- the arcA gene encoding arginine deiminase — protein sequence MDTAAFGSNSEVGTLRAVILHRPGPELQRLTPRNNDALLFDGLPWVARAQREHDAFADVLRSRGVEVMLLADLLTEALDSGAARMHGISAAVDARRLGVPLAQELSAYLRALAPADLAHILMAGMTFNEVPFHGAELSLVRRMHHDGDFVIEPLPNLLFTRDSSFWIGPRVAITSLALPARVRETSLTDLIYAHHPRFLGVRRAYESRSAPVEGGDVLLLGPGVVAVGVGERTTPAGAEALARSLFDDDLAHTVLAVPIQQERAQMHLDTVCTMVDVDAVVMYPNIVDSLSAFTIHRTEAGIRIDDEIPFVQAAADAMGIEQLRVIDTGLDPVTAEREQWDDGNNTLALAPGVVVAYERNVETNARLADSGIEVLPIEASELGTGRGGPRCMSCPAARDLL from the coding sequence GTGGACACTGCGGCGTTCGGTTCCAATTCCGAGGTCGGCACCCTGCGCGCCGTGATCCTGCACCGGCCGGGGCCGGAGTTGCAACGGCTGACGCCACGCAACAACGACGCCCTGCTGTTCGACGGCCTGCCCTGGGTGGCCAGGGCGCAACGTGAGCACGACGCCTTCGCCGACGTGCTGCGTTCGCGCGGGGTCGAGGTGATGCTGCTGGCCGATCTGCTGACCGAAGCGCTGGACAGCGGAGCCGCGCGCATGCACGGTATATCCGCTGCCGTCGATGCCCGGCGTCTCGGTGTGCCACTGGCTCAAGAACTTTCGGCCTACCTGCGGGCCCTGGCGCCGGCCGATCTGGCACACATCCTGATGGCAGGCATGACCTTCAACGAGGTGCCCTTCCACGGTGCCGAACTGTCGCTCGTGCGCCGCATGCACCACGACGGCGATTTCGTGATCGAGCCGCTGCCCAATCTTCTGTTCACCCGGGATTCGTCGTTCTGGATCGGGCCGCGGGTGGCCATCACCTCGCTTGCCCTGCCGGCCCGGGTGCGCGAGACCTCGCTGACCGATCTGATCTACGCCCATCATCCGCGCTTCCTCGGGGTCCGGCGGGCCTATGAGTCGCGTTCGGCGCCCGTCGAAGGCGGCGACGTGCTGCTGCTGGGACCCGGCGTGGTGGCGGTCGGGGTGGGGGAGCGGACCACACCGGCCGGGGCCGAAGCGTTGGCGCGCAGCCTGTTCGATGACGACCTGGCTCATACGGTGCTTGCGGTGCCGATCCAGCAGGAGCGGGCCCAGATGCACCTGGACACCGTGTGCACGATGGTCGACGTCGACGCGGTGGTGATGTATCCCAACATCGTGGACTCGTTGTCGGCGTTCACCATCCACCGCACCGAGGCCGGGATCCGGATCGACGACGAAATACCCTTCGTCCAGGCGGCCGCCGATGCGATGGGAATCGAGCAACTGCGCGTGATCGACACCGGACTCGACCCGGTCACCGCCGAGCGCGAGCAATGGGACGACGGCAACAACACCCTGGCCCTGGCGCCGGGTGTGGTCGTGGCCTATGAGCGCAACGTGGAAACCAACGCACGGCTGGCGGATTCGGGAATCGAGGTACTGCCGATCGAGGCTTCGGAGTTGGGCACGGGGCGCGGCGGGCCGCGGTGTATGTCCTGCCCGGCCGCGCGGGACCTGCTCTAG
- a CDS encoding alpha-ketoglutarate-dependent dioxygenase AlkB, whose protein sequence is MELALQGSLFEHAERRRLGNDAWVELRSGWLPDADSLFEELMDGIPWQSEEREMYDRVVAVPRLVSFHHLINEAVPHPRLKQIRRRLNDTFGGELGEPFTTAGLCLYRDGNDSVAWHGDTIGRSRTEDTMVAIIGLGATRVFALRPRGGGHALRLQHRHGDLLVMGGSCQRTWEHSIPKTTSLVGPRISIQFRPHDVR, encoded by the coding sequence ATGGAGCTGGCGTTGCAAGGCTCACTGTTCGAGCACGCGGAGCGTCGTCGACTCGGCAATGATGCCTGGGTGGAGCTGCGCTCGGGCTGGTTGCCCGATGCCGACTCGCTGTTCGAGGAGTTGATGGACGGGATCCCGTGGCAGTCCGAGGAACGCGAGATGTACGACCGCGTGGTGGCGGTACCGCGGCTGGTCAGCTTCCACCATCTGATCAACGAGGCGGTGCCGCACCCCCGGCTCAAGCAGATCCGGCGCAGGCTCAACGACACCTTCGGCGGGGAACTCGGCGAACCGTTCACCACCGCGGGCCTGTGTCTGTACCGCGACGGCAATGACAGCGTCGCCTGGCACGGCGACACCATCGGCCGCAGCCGCACCGAGGACACCATGGTGGCCATCATCGGGCTCGGTGCGACAAGGGTTTTCGCGCTGCGTCCCCGCGGCGGCGGTCACGCGCTGCGGTTACAGCACCGCCACGGCGACCTGCTGGTGATGGGTGGGTCGTGTCAGCGCACCTGGGAGCATTCGATACCGAAGACCACCAGCCTGGTCGGACCGCGCATCAGCATCCAGTTCCGCCCGCACGACGTGCGCTGA
- the rsmI gene encoding 16S rRNA (cytidine(1402)-2'-O)-methyltransferase, which produces MTPGKLLIGATPLGQPSDASARLIEALATADIVAAEDTRRVRALAQSLGVQPSGRILSFFDQNEASRVLGLVSEIEAGATVLVVSDAGMPLINDPGYRLVAACAQADLPVSCLPGPSAVTTALAVSGLASDRFCFEGFAPRKHVARLAWLQTLAAEPRTTVFFESPRRLDETLRDAVEVLGPQRRAVVCRELTKTHEEIRRGSLAELAEWAAEGVLGEITVVLAGGTPTVELPDLVAEVEELVADGARVKDACAQVIAANPGSPSRRELYDAVLRARD; this is translated from the coding sequence GTGACACCCGGCAAACTACTGATCGGCGCCACGCCACTGGGCCAGCCCTCGGATGCCTCTGCGCGTCTCATCGAGGCGTTGGCGACGGCCGACATCGTGGCGGCCGAAGACACCAGGCGTGTGCGTGCGCTGGCCCAATCGCTGGGCGTGCAACCGTCCGGCCGGATCCTGAGCTTCTTCGACCAGAACGAGGCCAGCCGCGTGCTCGGTCTGGTCTCCGAGATCGAGGCGGGGGCGACGGTACTCGTGGTCAGCGACGCCGGCATGCCGCTGATCAACGACCCCGGCTACCGCCTGGTCGCGGCCTGCGCCCAGGCGGATCTGCCGGTGTCCTGCCTGCCCGGCCCGAGCGCGGTGACGACGGCGCTCGCGGTGTCCGGACTGGCCTCGGATCGGTTCTGCTTCGAGGGCTTCGCGCCGCGCAAACACGTGGCGCGGCTGGCCTGGCTGCAGACGCTGGCCGCCGAACCGCGCACCACCGTGTTCTTCGAATCCCCGCGACGACTGGACGAGACCCTGCGTGACGCGGTCGAGGTCCTGGGACCACAGCGGCGTGCGGTGGTGTGCCGTGAGCTGACCAAGACACATGAGGAGATCCGCCGCGGCAGCCTGGCCGAACTGGCGGAATGGGCCGCCGAAGGCGTGCTGGGGGAGATCACCGTGGTGCTGGCCGGAGGCACCCCGACCGTCGAACTGCCCGACCTGGTGGCCGAGGTCGAGGAGCTCGTGGCCGACGGCGCCCGCGTCAAGGATGCCTGCGCCCAGGTGATCGCCGCGAACCCGGGGTCACCGTCCCGACGGGAGCTTTACGACGCGGTGCTGCGCGCCCGGGACTGA